The Syntrophaceae bacterium genomic interval CGCCGGGACGCTCGGCTTCTTCGGCAGCTTCTCGTACACATCCACCTTCTCCGGCAGCACATAGAGCACGTGGGTCCCGTCGACAAACTTGTCGCCGTAGACCGAGGCCTTTTCGCCCAGTTCCTCCGCCCGCTTGTAGGCCGCCTTGGTCATGGCCTTCTTCTCGCCGAACGTGAGCGCTCCCGTCGGGCATGCTTTCACGCAGGCCGGATTGAGGTCCGCCTGGATCCGGGAGAGGCACAGGTCGCACTTGTAAATGCGGTCCGTCGCCCGGTTCCACCGCGGAATGTCGAAGGGACAGGCGGCGATGCACTCCTTGCAGCCGATGCACTTGTCCTGGTTCAGGCCCACCGTGCCGTACTCCGTGTGGTAAAGGGCGCCGCTGGGACAGACCTTCACACAGGCCGCGTCGGTGCAGTGCATGCAGCCGTCCTTCCGGAACAGCCACTTGAGGCCGTCTTTGTCGGCCACTTCCTGGAACCGGATGAGGGTCCAGGTGTTCCACTGCAGGTCCGGGGGATTCTGGTAGGTGCCGTTGTTTTTCGTCTGCCTCGCCGGCATCTGGTTCCACTGCTTGCAGGCCAGCTGGCAGCCCCGGCAGCCCGTACACTTCGAAACGTCTATTACTTTAATGTATTCGGCCATGGTCTCTCACCCCCTTTTCCTGACGTTGACCATGAAGGCCTTGCTCTCGGGGATCATGGTGTTGGCGTCTCCGATTGTTGGCGTCAGGAGGTTGGCCGCATCCCCTTCAGTGAATACCTCGGGCTTCTTGTCGTCCTTGGAATATTTTCGGTCTTTCGTCGTAATCCAGCCGAAATGCCAGGGAATGCCCACCTCGTGGATCGTGTTGCCGTCAATATTGAACGGCTTGAAGCGGGGCGTCACGATGGCCGTGCACTCCACCTTGCCGCGGGCGGACTCGACGATGACCTTCTCGCCGTTCGCGATCCCCTTCTCCTTCGCCAGTTCCTGTCCGATCTCGCACCACATGCCGGGCTGCATTTCCGCCAGCCATGGACACCAGCGGGTCAGGACGCCCGTCTGCCAGTGCTCGCTGATCCGGTAGGTCGAGCAGATGAATGGATATTTCGGATCGCAACTGGCGACGTTCGAGTAAAGATCCATGTCGGATCCGACGCCGGTCTTGTCGAACCGCTTGATGACGGGGTTGTTCTTCTGGGGTGACATCAGGTTCTTCTCCACGGGGCACTCGAGGGGCTCGTAGTGCTCCGGGAAGGGGCCGTCGGCCAAGCCGGGGCCGTAGAGGCTGGCCACGCCGTCGGGCTTCATGATGAAGGGGGGCCGCCCGGAACCGGGGTTGCCGGCGCCGTCCGGCACGTCGCCCACCCACTTCTCGCCGTTCCACGTAATGACCGGCTTCTTGGGATTCCAGGGCATGCCGCTGGGATCCACGGAGGCGCCGTTGTAGATGATCCGGCGGTTGACCGGCCAGGACCAGGCCCACTCGGGGTAAAGGCCGATTCCGGTGGGGTCTTTCTGGCCGCGCCGGGCCGCCATGTTCGTCCCCGGGTAGGAGCCGCAGTAGATCCAGCAGCCCGAGGAGGTGGAGCCGTCGTCCTGGAGCCAGGCGAAGGTCGGAACGGGGTCGCCCTTCTTGAATTCCTTGAATTCGCCTTTTTTCGTCGGATTCTCGACCTTCTTGTCCTCCAGGAAGAAGCCGTTGATCTCCTTGGCCACCGCGTGAGGATCATAATGGTAGTGGGAGCCTACGAACTTGCCGTAGGGCCAGGAGAGCTTCGTGATCGCTTCCTTCAGAGGTCCGCCGTTCTTCTCGTAGAGATCCTTCACTTTGAAGTAGATCTCGCTCATAATGTCCCCGTCGGGCAGGGCCACGCCGGGAGGATTGACGGCCTTATAGCGCCACTGCTGGAGCCGGCCGCTGTTGGCAAGGCTTCCTTCCTTCTCGATCGAGGAGGCGCAGGGCAGCATGAAGACCTCCGTCTTGATCTTCGTCGGATCCATGCCGGGGCCGCGCCAGAAGGAGCCCGTCTCGTTGTCGAAGAGGTTGACGTTCACCATCCAGTCCAGCTTGCCCAAGGCCTGCCGGACTTTGTTGGAGTGGGCCCCGCTGCAGGCGGGGTTCATGCCCCAGGCGAAGAAACCGGTGAACTTGCCTTTGTACATCTGGTCGAAGATCATGAGCCAGGAGTAGTTGGCCCCGTCGTCCAGCTTGGGCATCAGCTCATAGGCCTCTTCGAGGGATACGTTCTTGCCGAATGTGGACCGCAGGAAGCTTGCGGAGTACTTCGGGAAGTTCTTCCACCAGTTGAGGCTGTCGGGCTCTTTCGTGGTGGGGGTCCGCTTCTCGTTGAAGGCCTTCAGGGTCGGCAGGGAGGCCGTCGGGGTTCCCAGGTAGCCCGGCCAGATGTGGAAGAGCAGGCCGTGGTCCGTGGAGCCCTGGACGTTCGACTCGCCGCGCATGGCCGCTACGCCGCCGCCGGCGATCCCCATGTTGCCAAGGAGAAGCTGGATGATGCACATTGAGCGGATGTTCTGGACACCGACGGTATGCTGGGTCCAACCCATGGCGTAGAGTTCGACACCCGCCTTGTCCGGCTTGCCCGTCGAGGCATAAAGCTTGTAGACTTCCAGAAGCTTATCCTGCGGCGTTCCCGTGATCTTCGAGACGATCTCCGGCGTGTAGCGGGAGTACTGCTTCTTCAGGAGCTGGAAGACGCAGTTCGGATCCTTGAGGCTCATGTCCTTCTTGATCCGCCCGCCGGCTTCCGTCTGGTAGGACCAGGTGTCCTTGTTGTACTTCGCGCCCTCCAGACCCGAGAACACACCCTTGTTGTCGCCCGGGAGTTTGAAGGCCGGGTTCACCAGGAAGGAGGCGTTGGTGTAATGCTTGACGTACTCCTCGAAGTAGAGGCTGTTGTCGAGGATGTACTTGATCATCCCGCCCAGGAAGGCGATGTCCGTCCCGGAGCGGAGGGGAGCGTAAAGGTGGGACTTCGCCGCCGACTGCGTAAACCGCGGGTCCACGCAGATCACCTTCGCGCCCTTGTCAACCGCCGCCTGGATCCACTTGAAGGAGACGGGATGGTTGGAGGCAGGGTTGCTGCCCATGATGAGGAGGACATCACTGTTTTTGAAATCGATCCAGTGATTCGTCATTGCGCCACGCCCGAACGACTCTGCCAGAGCCGGTACAGTTGGGCTGTGTCAGATCCGGGCCTGGTGTTCAATGTACACCAGACCCAACCCCCTCAGGAATTTTTGGTATGTGAAGCACTCTTCAAGGTCCATGGCGGCGCTGCCGACGGAAGCGATCCCCTCCGTGCGGTTCACCGTCTCGCCCTTGTCGTTCTTGATTTTAAAGCTCTTGTCCCGGCTCTCCTTGACGTTGTGGGCGATCTTCTCAAGGGCCCACTCCCAGTCCACCTCTTTCCATTCCGTTGCGAAAGGAGCCCGGTAAAGAGGCTTGCCGAGGCGGTTCTCGTTGACGGACATCTGGTAGATGGATCCGCCCTTGCTGCACAGGGACCCGCGGTTGATGGGGCTGTCGGGATCGCCCTCCGTGTTGACCACCACGCCTCTGCGAACGGAAACAATGATGCTGCAGCCCACCGAGCAGTATGGGCAGATGGTGGTGGTTTCTTTGGCATACTGGATCTTCAGCGGCTGGGCATAGGCCGATACGGGCTTGAGACTGATCCCAAGTCCGCCCGCGGCCGCCACGGCGCTGGAGAGCTTCAAGAAACCTCTTCTGGTGACTTCCATAAAGCGCTCCTTTCTCTATGATTGCGGATTCTATCCATCGGCTTGCCCATCCCCTCCCCAGGGAGTGAGTAAGCGGTTGCAGCGGGGCAGGTCTTCCCTCTTCCACGGAGTTTCCTCCAGAAAAACCGAAACCGTCTGCTTGATGTTCCTGGATGGTCTGAGGGTCTGAAATTGCCGATCCCCTATATATTTTCTCCTCTTTGGTGTCAATATTTTTATCAGTAATTACGAATATATATGTCATATTTGACATAGCATGAAACCGCAGAGATAATCGGACCTTGACATTATGCCGGATTCGGCATAACTGCTCTCGCACTCATGAATTTCTGGCCGGGAAACACAACCCCACCGACCCCGGAAAAGGACTGGAAAAGATGGAGATGAACGATCGGGATAAAGTGATCGAGAAACTGGAGATGAACCTCCGCGACGCCGCGGAGAAAAACCCCCATAGCCGGACGGTCCTGGAGGCCTTCGGCCCGCTGATGATCGAAAGGCATCGCCTCCTCGACACCCTCCAATGGAAAGGGATCGACCCTGCCGGCATCGACCGGGGCAGGCTGAAGGCCGGCGTCCCCGTAATCCGTCAGATTCCTCTGTTTTTCCCGGAAGATCCCTGGAAGGAAGTCATCCTCCCCACCATCGCCGCCGCCCGGCAGGGATTCCCGCAGCTTCGGGCAGGCCTGGATGCCTGGGAGGCCTGCGTCACCTCCGGGGCCGTGCCCTTCCACGACTATTTCCATTCCTATCCGTCGCCGGACGAAACGCTTCCCTCTTCGTGGGACTGCGTCCGGGACGTTCCCGCCGGCGTGACCAAACTGATCCTGACATCCGCCGCGCGAACCATCCTGGAATTGCGTTCGACGGATGCCGCCCCGGTCCTCCGGGACGCCGAATGGGACAAGGGATACTGCCCCTTCTGCGGATCCTTCGCCGGCATCGCAAGAATCCACGACAAGATCACCCAGCGCTGGCTCCACTGCCTTCATTGCGGCCGGGAGTGGCGCTTCAACCGGATCCGCTGTCCCTATTGCGAACACGAATCCCCCAAGGAAATGAACTATTTCTTCCTGGAGGGGAAAACCGTCGAGTCCGCCTTCACCTGTGAGGAATGCAAGCGATACCTGGTGACACTTTACCGCATCAGCGACCTGAATGACCCCGACCTGGACGTGGCGTCCCTGAGCCTGATCCACCTGGACCTGATCATGCAGCGGAAGGGCTACCTCCCCCTCGATCCCTCCAGCTGGTTCCGGCTCGAATAGAAACCCTCCGGGCCGGAAAACCACACACTTCTCTTTCCCACCTTCCAGCCTGCGCCACCCTCTATGCTTTATGTAACACATTGACAAAACGAGCAAAACGCCCTATCGGTGCCAATGCTGGCATATGCCAATCATGACATAGGCAACGGGAGGCATTATGAAAATTACTCGCAGAAGGTTCCTTACCCTTTCGGGAGCCGTCGGCTCGGGGATCGCCCTGTCGTCCCTGGGCCTCGACCTGGCTCCTGCGAAAGCGTATGCGGACGAGCTGAACAAGATGAACCGCGTCCGGACGGCGAAGCAGGTAATCACGACCTGCTGTTACTGCTCCGTCGGCTGCGGCCTCATCTGCAGCGTCGACCGGAAGACCGGCAAAATCTTCAATATCGAAGGAGATCCGGAACACCCCATCAGTGAAGGTTCCCTCTGTGCCAAGGGAGCGGGCTTCTTCGACCTGACGGAGGCAAACAAGTACCGCCTTCGCAAGGTTCTTTACCGTGCGCCCATGAGCGACAAGTGGGAAGAGAAGGACTGGGACTGGGCAATGGAAAGGATCGCCCGCCTGGTAAAGGACACTCGTGACAAGGAATTCGTTCT includes:
- a CDS encoding 4Fe-4S dicluster domain-containing protein; translated protein: MAEYIKVIDVSKCTGCRGCQLACKQWNQMPARQTKNNGTYQNPPDLQWNTWTLIRFQEVADKDGLKWLFRKDGCMHCTDAACVKVCPSGALYHTEYGTVGLNQDKCIGCKECIAACPFDIPRWNRATDRIYKCDLCLSRIQADLNPACVKACPTGALTFGEKKAMTKAAYKRAEELGEKASVYGDKFVDGTHVLYVLPEKVDVYEKLPKKPSVPA
- a CDS encoding formate dehydrogenase accessory protein FdhE codes for the protein MNDRDKVIEKLEMNLRDAAEKNPHSRTVLEAFGPLMIERHRLLDTLQWKGIDPAGIDRGRLKAGVPVIRQIPLFFPEDPWKEVILPTIAAARQGFPQLRAGLDAWEACVTSGAVPFHDYFHSYPSPDETLPSSWDCVRDVPAGVTKLILTSAARTILELRSTDAAPVLRDAEWDKGYCPFCGSFAGIARIHDKITQRWLHCLHCGREWRFNRIRCPYCEHESPKEMNYFFLEGKTVESAFTCEECKRYLVTLYRISDLNDPDLDVASLSLIHLDLIMQRKGYLPLDPSSWFRLE
- the fdnG gene encoding formate dehydrogenase-N subunit alpha encodes the protein MEVTRRGFLKLSSAVAAAGGLGISLKPVSAYAQPLKIQYAKETTTICPYCSVGCSIIVSVRRGVVVNTEGDPDSPINRGSLCSKGGSIYQMSVNENRLGKPLYRAPFATEWKEVDWEWALEKIAHNVKESRDKSFKIKNDKGETVNRTEGIASVGSAAMDLEECFTYQKFLRGLGLVYIEHQARIUHSPTVPALAESFGRGAMTNHWIDFKNSDVLLIMGSNPASNHPVSFKWIQAAVDKGAKVICVDPRFTQSAAKSHLYAPLRSGTDIAFLGGMIKYILDNSLYFEEYVKHYTNASFLVNPAFKLPGDNKGVFSGLEGAKYNKDTWSYQTEAGGRIKKDMSLKDPNCVFQLLKKQYSRYTPEIVSKITGTPQDKLLEVYKLYASTGKPDKAGVELYAMGWTQHTVGVQNIRSMCIIQLLLGNMGIAGGGVAAMRGESNVQGSTDHGLLFHIWPGYLGTPTASLPTLKAFNEKRTPTTKEPDSLNWWKNFPKYSASFLRSTFGKNVSLEEAYELMPKLDDGANYSWLMIFDQMYKGKFTGFFAWGMNPACSGAHSNKVRQALGKLDWMVNVNLFDNETGSFWRGPGMDPTKIKTEVFMLPCASSIEKEGSLANSGRLQQWRYKAVNPPGVALPDGDIMSEIYFKVKDLYEKNGGPLKEAITKLSWPYGKFVGSHYHYDPHAVAKEINGFFLEDKKVENPTKKGEFKEFKKGDPVPTFAWLQDDGSTSSGCWIYCGSYPGTNMAARRGQKDPTGIGLYPEWAWSWPVNRRIIYNGASVDPSGMPWNPKKPVITWNGEKWVGDVPDGAGNPGSGRPPFIMKPDGVASLYGPGLADGPFPEHYEPLECPVEKNLMSPQKNNPVIKRFDKTGVGSDMDLYSNVASCDPKYPFICSTYRISEHWQTGVLTRWCPWLAEMQPGMWCEIGQELAKEKGIANGEKVIVESARGKVECTAIVTPRFKPFNIDGNTIHEVGIPWHFGWITTKDRKYSKDDKKPEVFTEGDAANLLTPTIGDANTMIPESKAFMVNVRKRG